A window from Kovacikia minuta CCNUW1 encodes these proteins:
- a CDS encoding CDGSH iron-sulfur domain-containing protein yields the protein MSEPVIVDKKPVVMELEPGTYYWCSCGQSSNQPFCNGAHKGTGFVPFAFELTEKKQVALCNCKHTGNSPFCDGAHTKL from the coding sequence GTGAGCGAACCCGTAATTGTGGATAAAAAGCCTGTTGTGATGGAGCTAGAACCAGGCACCTATTACTGGTGCAGTTGTGGTCAGTCGAGTAACCAACCCTTCTGTAACGGTGCGCATAAAGGGACAGGATTTGTTCCCTTCGCATTTGAGCTGACTGAAAAGAAACAGGTTGCCCTGTGCAATTGCAAACACACGGGTAATTCACCCTTCTGCGATGGTGCGCACACTAAACTTTAA
- a CDS encoding carboxypeptidase M32: MQTLEKPHPQFQELQSRLSEIHDISSAASLLDWDQATYMPPAGASARGRQLATLRQIAHEKLTDGTIAQLLDELQSYAADLPYDSDQASLIRLARRLSEQAAKVPATFMAKFSQHRTECYHAWAKARPERNFALVQPYLEKTLEFSREWANFFPGYEHIADPLINLSDYGMKATDIRSIFAELREQLVPIVEAILDVEPVDDSCLHRGYPESEQLAFSLKVAEKIGYDLQRGRQDKTLHPFMTNFSIDDVRITTRVYEQDLGQGLFSTIHETGHALYELGNDPRFEGTPLAGGVSSGMHESQSRLWENLVGRSRPFWNYFYPQLQAVFPTQLGDVSLETFYRAINKVARSLIRTDADEVTYNLHVMIRFELELQLLEGKLAVGDLPAAWNDRYRTDLGVVPTNDSEGVLQDVHWYIGRIGGVFQGYTLGNLISAQVFEAALEAHPEIPTQIEQGNFNPLHDWLKTTIYRQGRKYTPAELIERVTGKPLSTAPLIHYIRQKFEQIYGGIGHGKF; this comes from the coding sequence ATGCAAACGCTTGAAAAGCCCCATCCCCAATTTCAGGAACTCCAATCTCGCCTGAGCGAAATTCATGACATTAGTTCGGCGGCATCGCTGCTGGATTGGGATCAGGCAACGTACATGCCTCCTGCTGGGGCATCGGCGAGAGGGCGACAATTGGCAACGCTACGCCAGATTGCCCATGAAAAGTTAACGGATGGGACGATCGCCCAGTTGCTGGATGAACTCCAATCCTATGCCGCAGATTTGCCCTACGATTCTGACCAAGCCAGCCTGATTCGCCTTGCCCGTCGCCTCTCCGAGCAAGCGGCAAAAGTACCTGCGACTTTCATGGCGAAGTTTTCCCAACATCGTACCGAGTGCTATCACGCCTGGGCAAAGGCACGTCCAGAGCGTAACTTTGCGCTGGTGCAGCCCTATCTGGAAAAAACGTTGGAGTTTAGCCGCGAATGGGCAAACTTTTTCCCCGGTTACGAGCATATTGCTGACCCGTTGATCAACCTGTCGGATTACGGCATGAAGGCGACCGACATTCGATCGATTTTTGCCGAACTACGAGAACAGTTGGTGCCGATCGTCGAAGCAATTCTGGATGTGGAACCCGTCGATGATTCCTGTTTGCATCGTGGTTATCCCGAATCGGAACAGCTTGCCTTTAGTCTCAAGGTCGCTGAAAAAATAGGGTATGACTTGCAGCGAGGACGGCAGGACAAAACGTTGCATCCATTTATGACCAACTTCTCCATTGATGATGTCCGAATTACCACGCGAGTTTATGAGCAGGATCTGGGACAAGGGCTTTTCAGCACCATTCATGAAACGGGACATGCGCTTTATGAGTTGGGAAACGATCCCAGGTTTGAGGGAACGCCGTTAGCGGGAGGGGTTTCCTCCGGAATGCACGAGAGCCAGTCTCGCCTCTGGGAAAATCTAGTCGGTCGGTCTCGTCCGTTCTGGAATTATTTTTATCCCCAATTGCAGGCGGTGTTTCCAACTCAACTGGGGGATGTTTCTTTGGAAACGTTCTATCGGGCAATTAATAAAGTGGCACGATCGCTGATCCGCACGGACGCCGATGAAGTTACTTACAATCTGCATGTGATGATTCGGTTTGAACTAGAACTGCAACTGCTGGAAGGAAAGCTGGCAGTGGGCGATCTTCCCGCAGCCTGGAACGATCGCTATCGCACGGACCTGGGTGTGGTTCCCACCAATGATAGTGAAGGAGTGTTGCAGGATGTTCACTGGTACATCGGACGCATTGGAGGTGTATTTCAGGGCTACACCTTAGGCAACCTGATCAGTGCTCAAGTTTTTGAAGCAGCCCTGGAAGCGCATCCAGAAATTCCCACCCAGATTGAGCAGGGGAACTTCAATCCCCTCCATGATTGGCTCAAAACGACCATCTACCGCCAGGGACGCAAATACACCCCAGCAGAACTGATCGAACGCGTTACCGGTAAACCGCTAAGCACTGCTCCCTTGATTCACTACATTCGGCAAAAGTTTGAACAAATCTATGGAGGGATTGGGCATGGAAAGTTTTAA
- a CDS encoding tetratricopeptide repeat protein, translating into MLDTCQLPLTGETLQRFRQGLMAVAAAEYEQAIFHFERVLQVRPEFYEAWYEKGLALEGCGDYAEAIASFDQAISKRPKADAACQIWYARGNALQYGLGDYMEAITSYDRVLQIKPDHELGWQNRGNALLYGLNAPEEALACYNRTLQINHENDLAWRNRGNALVELRRFSEAIASYDQALTINPSDEISLQARNLVSEQSGLNDRQPTTNPAWYGVDHGDRTFVEGETHSQITFSAKFSAFDQVPPIPQGQPFLVIEDDWGKREVILEKDSYRIGRDLKSDICLHSQFASRHHAILTKLQQPDGTWVYQIKDGDSNGKPSTNGLLINGQKTLNRELKPEDAIVFGPHVRATFRLASTQFSLQ; encoded by the coding sequence ATGCTGGATACTTGTCAGTTACCACTTACAGGAGAAACCCTACAGCGTTTCCGGCAAGGGTTGATGGCAGTTGCGGCTGCGGAATATGAACAGGCAATTTTTCATTTTGAGCGGGTTTTGCAAGTCAGACCTGAGTTCTATGAAGCCTGGTACGAAAAAGGTTTGGCTTTAGAAGGCTGTGGAGATTATGCCGAAGCGATCGCCAGCTTTGACCAAGCAATTAGCAAACGACCCAAAGCAGACGCCGCATGCCAGATCTGGTACGCCCGTGGAAATGCTCTCCAATATGGGTTGGGAGACTATATGGAGGCGATCACCAGCTACGATCGGGTTCTGCAAATTAAGCCTGACCACGAGTTAGGTTGGCAGAATCGGGGAAATGCGCTGTTGTATGGCTTGAATGCACCCGAAGAAGCCCTGGCTTGCTACAATCGCACCCTCCAGATTAATCATGAAAATGATTTGGCGTGGCGCAATCGGGGAAATGCACTGGTGGAATTGCGCCGCTTTTCAGAAGCGATCGCCAGCTATGACCAGGCGCTAACCATTAATCCCAGCGATGAAATTTCCCTGCAAGCTCGCAATCTGGTTTCAGAGCAGTCCGGGCTTAATGATAGGCAACCCACAACCAATCCTGCCTGGTATGGGGTTGATCATGGCGATCGAACCTTTGTAGAAGGGGAAACTCATTCACAAATTACATTCTCTGCCAAATTTTCTGCGTTCGACCAGGTTCCCCCTATTCCTCAGGGGCAACCGTTTCTGGTGATTGAGGACGACTGGGGAAAGCGGGAAGTCATTCTAGAAAAAGATTCTTATCGGATTGGTCGGGATCTCAAGAGTGATATCTGCCTCCATTCCCAGTTTGCTTCCCGTCACCACGCAATTTTGACTAAGCTACAGCAGCCCGATGGCACCTGGGTTTACCAGATTAAAGATGGGGACTCAAATGGCAAACCCAGCACCAATGGATTGTTAATCAATGGTCAAAAAACCCTCAACCGGGAATTAAAGCCTGAAGATGCGATTGTATTCGGTCCCCACGTTCGGGCTACCTTTCGCTTAGCTTCAACACAGTTTTCACTCCAGTAA
- a CDS encoding sucrose synthase, which produces MRNEILTAFSDYCRDYEKSDRFYNSSRLSKLIYYVQEIILDNESLYIIIRPRIATQEAYRLLEDLTIEPVSAEELLDLRDRLVNRFHPQEGDILEVDFQPFYDYSPVIRDPKNIGKGVAFLNRYLSSKLFQDPRQWQDALFNFLRLHRYNGYQLLINERIQTQQQLSDRIKAALGYLSDRPADQPYESFRFDLQDLGFEPGWGNTASRVRDTLEILDQLIDPPDHQALESYISRIPMIFRIALISPHGWFGQEGVLGRPDTGGQVVYILDQVKSLEKQLQEDIELAGLDVLNIHPKVIVLSRLIPNSDGTLCNQRLEKIHGTLDAWILRVPFREFNPNLTQNWISRFEIWPYLETFAIDAEKELRAEFGGKPDLIVGNYSDGNLVAFLLARRLKVTQCNIAHALEKSKYLFSNLYWQDLEDKYHFSLQFTADLIAMNAANFIISSTYQEIVGTPESIGQYESYKRFTMPELYHVINGIELFSPKFNVVPPGVNENVFFPYTRPEERLLESRDRLEDLLFTLDDPVQVYGTLDDPGKRPIFSMARLDRIKNLTGLAECFGKSKELQERCNLILVAGKLRTEESTDHEEISEIEKLYRIIDEYELQGKVRWLGVRLPKGDSGEIYRIIADHQGIFVQPALFEAFGLTILESMVTGLPTFATRFGGPLEIIQDKVNGFYINPTLLDEMASIILEFVSKCDQNPSYWEEISKQAIDRVYSTYTWKIHTTRLLSLAKIYGFWNYTSQENREDILRYIESLFHLLFKPRAQALLAEHMRR; this is translated from the coding sequence CTGCGAAATGAAATTCTGACTGCTTTCTCTGATTACTGTCGAGATTACGAAAAGTCCGATCGATTTTATAATTCCTCCCGTCTGAGCAAACTCATTTATTACGTTCAAGAAATTATTCTTGATAATGAAAGCCTTTATATTATTATTCGCCCCAGAATTGCTACCCAGGAAGCCTATCGGTTACTGGAAGATCTGACGATCGAACCTGTAAGTGCGGAGGAACTTCTGGATCTGCGCGATCGTCTGGTCAACCGTTTCCATCCCCAGGAAGGTGACATTTTAGAGGTTGATTTTCAACCCTTTTATGATTATTCTCCCGTGATTCGAGACCCCAAAAATATTGGTAAGGGGGTTGCGTTTCTTAACCGCTATCTATCGAGCAAACTGTTTCAAGACCCGCGCCAGTGGCAGGATGCCCTGTTTAACTTCCTGCGGTTACATCGTTACAATGGCTACCAACTGCTGATCAACGAACGAATTCAGACCCAGCAACAACTATCTGACCGGATCAAAGCAGCACTGGGTTATCTCAGCGATCGCCCCGCCGATCAACCCTACGAATCCTTCCGATTTGATTTACAAGACCTGGGGTTTGAACCCGGTTGGGGCAATACTGCCAGCCGCGTTCGCGACACGTTGGAAATCCTGGATCAATTAATTGATCCCCCCGACCACCAAGCGTTAGAGTCTTACATTTCCCGCATTCCGATGATCTTTCGGATCGCCCTGATTTCGCCCCACGGGTGGTTTGGGCAGGAAGGCGTCCTGGGACGCCCCGATACGGGCGGGCAGGTCGTCTACATCCTGGATCAGGTGAAGAGTTTGGAGAAACAGCTCCAGGAAGATATTGAACTGGCAGGGCTGGATGTCCTCAATATCCATCCCAAGGTGATTGTGTTGTCCCGCCTGATTCCAAACAGCGACGGAACTTTGTGTAATCAACGTCTAGAAAAGATTCATGGCACCTTGGATGCCTGGATTCTGCGGGTTCCTTTCCGGGAGTTCAATCCGAATCTGACCCAAAATTGGATCTCTCGCTTTGAGATTTGGCCCTACCTGGAGACATTTGCGATCGATGCGGAAAAAGAACTGCGGGCAGAGTTTGGTGGCAAGCCCGATTTGATTGTTGGCAACTACTCTGATGGCAATCTGGTTGCGTTCCTGCTGGCTCGTAGATTAAAGGTGACCCAGTGTAATATTGCCCATGCGCTGGAAAAATCAAAATATCTATTCAGCAACCTTTACTGGCAAGACTTGGAGGATAAATACCACTTCTCCCTTCAATTCACAGCCGATTTAATCGCGATGAATGCGGCTAACTTCATTATTAGCAGTACCTATCAGGAAATTGTTGGCACCCCCGAAAGTATTGGACAGTACGAGTCCTACAAACGATTTACGATGCCAGAGCTTTACCACGTGATTAACGGGATTGAACTCTTTAGCCCCAAATTCAACGTGGTGCCGCCCGGTGTCAACGAAAATGTTTTCTTCCCCTACACGCGTCCAGAGGAGCGCTTATTAGAGAGCCGCGATCGCCTGGAAGATCTCCTATTTACTCTGGATGATCCGGTTCAGGTTTATGGGACTCTGGATGATCCTGGCAAACGCCCCATCTTCTCAATGGCGCGGCTAGACCGGATTAAAAACCTGACGGGTTTAGCAGAATGCTTTGGCAAAAGCAAGGAACTTCAGGAGCGCTGTAACCTGATTCTGGTTGCAGGTAAGCTTCGTACAGAGGAATCGACTGACCACGAAGAAATTAGCGAAATCGAAAAGCTCTACCGCATTATTGACGAGTATGAATTACAGGGTAAAGTCCGCTGGCTGGGTGTGCGCTTACCCAAGGGTGATTCTGGCGAAATCTACCGAATTATTGCGGATCATCAGGGGATTTTTGTCCAACCTGCTCTCTTTGAGGCATTTGGTTTAACAATTTTGGAATCCATGGTTACAGGATTGCCGACCTTTGCCACTCGTTTCGGCGGTCCTCTGGAAATTATTCAGGACAAGGTTAATGGATTCTACATTAACCCCACATTGCTAGACGAAATGGCCAGTATCATCCTGGAATTTGTCTCTAAATGTGACCAGAATCCAAGCTATTGGGAGGAAATCTCAAAACAGGCGATCGATCGGGTCTACAGCACCTATACCTGGAAAATCCACACTACACGCCTTCTGTCTCTGGCAAAAATCTACGGTTTCTGGAACTACACTTCCCAGGAAAACCGAGAAGATATATTGCGCTACATTGAATCGCTATTTCACCTGCTGTTTAAGCCACGGGCACAGGCTTTGTTAGCAGAACATATGCGGCGATAG
- the lexA gene encoding transcriptional repressor LexA, with protein sequence MIPLNPREKKLFDWLLSYVDEHGYAPSIRQMAAALEFRSNSPVQLHLERLKNKGYVSWEKGRMRTLQILQRPEGSQGVYLLGTIAAGGVVESFTEHEPELLVDLPQKFRKPGNYALRVIGESMINAHICPDDIVILRPEADPQQLKPGCIVAARVEGEGVTLKHFYQKGSQITLMPANPAYPAIEVEDASRVQIQGVLVGMFRDY encoded by the coding sequence ATGATTCCTCTTAACCCTCGTGAAAAAAAATTGTTTGACTGGTTGCTATCCTATGTTGATGAGCATGGCTACGCTCCCAGTATTCGTCAGATGGCGGCAGCACTAGAGTTTCGGTCAAACTCCCCTGTCCAGCTTCATTTGGAGCGGCTCAAAAACAAAGGATATGTTTCCTGGGAAAAGGGCAGAATGCGGACGCTCCAGATCCTGCAAAGACCGGAAGGGAGTCAGGGGGTGTATCTATTAGGGACGATCGCCGCTGGGGGTGTGGTTGAGTCTTTTACCGAACACGAACCGGAACTCCTGGTCGATCTGCCCCAAAAATTCAGGAAGCCAGGAAATTATGCCCTCCGAGTGATTGGAGAAAGCATGATCAATGCCCATATTTGCCCGGATGACATTGTGATTCTGCGTCCTGAGGCAGACCCCCAACAGCTTAAGCCTGGCTGCATTGTTGCTGCCAGGGTCGAGGGGGAAGGGGTTACCCTCAAACACTTTTATCAAAAGGGAAGTCAGATTACCCTGATGCCTGCGAATCCGGCCTATCCCGCGATCGAAGTAGAAGATGCCTCCCGGGTGCAAATTCAGGGAGTGCTGGTGGGAATGTTTCGGGACTACTAA
- a CDS encoding CHAT domain-containing protein, with product MALLTTLLCTGLSSFLANASVLDHQKQESPSSIPHSPLPTPPSSLLTQGKALYDAGQFAEAVKVLQQAVESYRSEGDQLRLAAALSNLSLTYQQLGAWEEAKRAIAESLDLLKIQNSKFKTQNSHLLAQSLDIQGRLQLGMGQTEEALAAWERATKIYREVGDRTGEIRSRINQAQALQVMGFNRRALESLNELEETLQPLPNSLTKVVGLRSLGDALQRVGDPDKSRQVLQQSLTIAQDLRSPQDVSAVLFSLGNVARVQQQIPDALQFYQQAANLAPAPILQVQAHLNRLSLLLENQQWAEAEALLPSIQAQIATLPPSRPAIYARINLAHSLVKLKDKGLKINNKKTDSSPIPHPPSLTETASLLATTVQQARDLGDRRAESYALGNLGGLYEQTRQWSEARSLTQQALLLAQSINATDVAYRWQWQLGRLLKQQGEIAGAIAAYESAVNTLQSLRSDLVAINREVQFTFRDSVEPIYRQTVELLLQGQGAQPGAENLDKARRLIESLQLAELDNFFREACLNAQSVLLDKLVDQDNPTTAIFYPIILDNRLDVILKVPKQPLRHHAITLPQTEVEKVLTQLQQALKRPDAARETRSLSQQVYNWLIRPVEADLKQSGVNTLVFVLDGMLRNIPMAALYNGQQYLVENYAVALSPGLQLFTPRPLAQTALNALTAGLSHPPSTYSQFSPLPEVKAELRLIEETGIPTTKLVDQNFTSQTLAQKINSLPFKVVHLATHGQFSSQAKNTFILAADGPINVNKLDNLLRSKTQNPSEAVELLVLSACQTAAGDNRATLGLAGVAVRAGARSTLASLWQIDDRSTAVFIGEFYRELATAKLTRAEALRRAQITLLKQYPQYNRPVYWAPYVLVGNWL from the coding sequence TTGGCTTTACTGACGACCCTGCTATGCACTGGTCTGTCATCGTTTCTGGCAAATGCTTCTGTTCTTGATCACCAGAAACAAGAGTCCCCATCCTCCATTCCCCATTCCCCACTCCCTACTCCCCCCTCTTCCCTGCTTACTCAAGGCAAAGCCCTCTACGACGCGGGACAATTTGCTGAAGCGGTGAAGGTTTTGCAGCAAGCAGTTGAAAGCTACCGATCAGAGGGAGATCAACTCAGGTTAGCCGCAGCATTGAGTAATCTTTCCCTGACTTACCAGCAGCTTGGAGCCTGGGAAGAAGCAAAACGGGCGATCGCAGAAAGCCTCGACCTCCTGAAAATTCAAAATTCAAAATTCAAAACTCAAAATTCCCACCTTCTAGCTCAATCCCTTGATATTCAGGGACGATTGCAACTGGGGATGGGGCAAACGGAGGAAGCGCTGGCAGCCTGGGAACGGGCAACAAAAATTTACCGTGAGGTTGGCGATCGTACCGGTGAAATTCGCAGTCGAATCAATCAGGCACAGGCATTACAGGTAATGGGGTTTAATCGGCGTGCCCTGGAGTCTTTAAATGAACTAGAGGAAACCTTGCAACCTCTTCCTAATTCTCTTACGAAAGTGGTCGGTTTGCGATCGTTGGGAGATGCCCTACAACGAGTTGGCGATCCGGATAAATCTCGCCAGGTGCTTCAGCAAAGTTTGACCATTGCCCAGGATTTGCGATCGCCCCAGGATGTGAGTGCGGTTTTGTTTAGCCTGGGCAATGTAGCACGGGTGCAGCAGCAAATCCCAGATGCCCTTCAGTTTTATCAACAGGCAGCCAATCTAGCGCCTGCGCCAATTCTGCAAGTTCAAGCCCACCTCAACCGCCTCAGTCTCCTGCTGGAAAACCAGCAATGGGCAGAAGCAGAAGCCCTCCTGCCGTCGATTCAAGCCCAAATTGCCACCCTCCCCCCCAGTCGCCCTGCTATCTATGCTCGCATTAACCTGGCACACAGCCTGGTGAAACTCAAGGATAAAGGCTTAAAGATAAACAATAAAAAAACAGATTCATCCCCCATCCCCCATCCCCCATCCCTCACCGAGACGGCTTCCCTGCTCGCAACTACGGTGCAGCAAGCCCGCGATCTGGGCGATCGACGAGCGGAGTCCTATGCCCTGGGTAACCTGGGGGGATTGTATGAACAAACCAGACAGTGGTCTGAGGCACGATCGCTGACTCAACAGGCGTTACTTCTGGCGCAGTCAATTAATGCTACAGATGTGGCCTATCGCTGGCAATGGCAGTTGGGGCGGCTGCTAAAACAACAGGGGGAGATTGCAGGGGCGATCGCTGCCTATGAATCTGCGGTGAACACCCTCCAATCTCTCCGTAGTGATCTGGTTGCAATTAACCGCGAGGTGCAATTTACCTTTCGAGATAGTGTGGAGCCAATTTATCGGCAAACCGTGGAGTTATTGTTGCAGGGGCAGGGCGCGCAACCTGGAGCAGAAAATTTGGACAAAGCCCGCCGCCTGATCGAATCCCTGCAATTGGCGGAATTAGATAATTTCTTTCGAGAAGCCTGTCTCAATGCCCAATCGGTATTGTTGGACAAACTGGTTGACCAGGATAATCCCACCACTGCCATTTTCTATCCCATCATTTTGGACAATCGGTTGGATGTGATCCTCAAAGTTCCTAAGCAGCCTCTGCGTCACCATGCAATCACGCTTCCCCAGACTGAAGTAGAGAAAGTGCTGACCCAATTGCAGCAAGCACTCAAGAGACCGGATGCAGCCAGAGAGACGCGATCGTTGTCCCAACAGGTGTACAACTGGCTGATTCGCCCCGTAGAAGCGGACCTGAAACAAAGCGGGGTGAACACACTCGTATTTGTGTTGGATGGGATGTTGCGTAATATTCCTATGGCAGCGCTATATAACGGTCAACAATACCTGGTTGAAAACTATGCCGTGGCGCTCAGTCCGGGGCTGCAACTTTTCACACCTCGACCCCTAGCACAGACAGCACTGAACGCCCTCACGGCTGGGCTTAGCCATCCACCTTCTACCTATTCGCAATTTTCGCCTTTACCCGAAGTGAAGGCTGAACTACGGTTAATTGAGGAAACAGGCATTCCAACCACCAAACTGGTGGATCAAAACTTTACCAGTCAAACCCTGGCACAAAAGATCAATTCGCTGCCGTTCAAAGTCGTACATCTGGCAACCCACGGTCAATTTAGCTCTCAAGCTAAAAATACGTTTATTCTGGCTGCCGATGGCCCCATTAATGTGAACAAACTCGATAATCTCCTGCGCAGCAAAACCCAAAACCCATCGGAAGCGGTTGAGTTGCTGGTTCTAAGTGCCTGTCAGACTGCTGCCGGAGACAACCGGGCAACCCTGGGACTGGCAGGAGTTGCGGTACGCGCGGGTGCCCGCAGCACCCTGGCATCCCTGTGGCAAATTGACGATCGCTCTACAGCTGTGTTCATTGGCGAGTTTTATCGCGAGTTGGCAACCGCCAAACTCACACGAGCCGAAGCACTACGACGGGCCCAAATAACCCTACTTAAGCAGTATCCCCAATATAACCGTCCCGTTTATTGGGCACCGTATGTCTTAGTCGGCAACTGGCTATAG
- a CDS encoding ShlB/FhaC/HecB family hemolysin secretion/activation protein: MSYRFWFSLVALPSMLLAQPLGAQEAAPIQPAGSIRSQQIDLQTPLQRDPQPPSTQPQPELEPPTPLPPPDQLLPLPATPPTGETTPDEIPETITVERFEVTGSTVFSPQDFAEVTKPFTGRPISIAELFQARSAVTQLYLDRGYITSGAYIPPQKLQGGVVEIRVVEGSLEDIKVTGLRRLNPNYVRSRLAIATSKPLNRNRLLEGLQLLQLNPLIESISAELSAGASPGESLLEVRVAEAKTFDVQILLDNGRSPSVGSFRRQLQLSEANLLGLGDRLVGAYSNTDGSNTWDFSYTLPINPRNGTISFNAGISNNDVIEEPFNILDIESESRYLELTLRQPLVQTPTHEVAVGITATQRQSKATLLDGEIPFPALGADDEGQTRLTALRFFQEATWRSNQEVFALRSQFSIGIDALNATINPEPPDSQFFVWRGQAQWVRLLAPETLLLLRADLQLADRTLLPFEQFALGGQDSVRGYRQDALLTDDGAFASAEVRIPILRLPQIEGLLQFVPFVDFGTGWNLSGRSDPDPQTLVSVGMGLRFQISDRLTVRLDWGIPLISFPGEKKTWQENGLYFSIIANPF; this comes from the coding sequence ATGTCCTATCGGTTCTGGTTCAGCTTGGTTGCACTGCCGAGTATGCTGCTGGCTCAACCCTTGGGTGCTCAGGAGGCTGCCCCAATTCAACCAGCGGGATCAATTCGTTCCCAACAGATTGATTTGCAAACCCCTTTGCAACGAGACCCCCAACCCCCTTCAACCCAACCTCAACCAGAACTAGAGCCTCCCACCCCACTACCGCCCCCCGATCAACTGCTGCCACTACCTGCAACGCCACCCACTGGAGAAACAACTCCTGACGAAATTCCTGAAACCATTACTGTAGAAAGGTTTGAGGTCACTGGCAGCACGGTGTTTAGCCCTCAGGATTTTGCCGAAGTCACCAAACCGTTCACGGGGCGTCCAATTTCGATCGCTGAATTATTTCAAGCCCGCTCTGCGGTAACCCAGCTTTACCTGGACAGGGGCTATATTACCTCTGGTGCCTATATTCCACCTCAGAAGCTGCAAGGGGGGGTGGTAGAAATCCGGGTGGTGGAGGGCAGCCTGGAGGATATCAAGGTAACGGGATTGCGCCGATTGAATCCTAACTATGTCCGGTCGCGCCTTGCCATTGCCACATCTAAACCGTTGAACCGCAACCGCTTACTGGAAGGGTTGCAACTCTTGCAACTGAATCCCTTGATTGAATCTATTTCAGCGGAGTTGTCGGCTGGGGCGAGTCCAGGAGAGAGCCTGCTAGAAGTGCGGGTGGCGGAAGCAAAGACCTTTGATGTTCAAATTCTGCTGGACAATGGACGATCGCCCAGCGTAGGGAGCTTTCGGCGGCAGCTTCAACTGAGTGAGGCAAATCTGTTGGGTTTGGGCGATCGTCTGGTTGGGGCATATAGCAATACCGATGGCAGCAACACCTGGGATTTTAGCTATACCCTGCCGATCAATCCTCGCAATGGAACGATCAGCTTCAATGCAGGCATTTCCAACAATGATGTGATTGAAGAACCGTTTAACATCTTGGATATTGAGTCGGAATCTCGCTATTTAGAACTAACCCTGCGTCAACCCCTCGTCCAAACCCCAACCCACGAAGTGGCTGTCGGAATAACGGCCACCCAACGCCAAAGCAAAGCCACCTTACTGGATGGGGAAATTCCCTTTCCAGCTTTGGGCGCAGACGACGAAGGGCAGACCCGTCTCACCGCGTTACGGTTTTTTCAGGAAGCAACCTGGCGCAGTAACCAGGAAGTTTTTGCCCTGCGTTCCCAGTTCAGTATTGGGATTGACGCCCTGAATGCCACCATCAATCCGGAACCGCCCGACAGCCAGTTCTTTGTCTGGCGCGGGCAAGCCCAATGGGTGCGATTGCTGGCTCCCGAAACGCTGCTACTACTGCGGGCAGACTTACAACTGGCAGACCGGACATTGTTACCCTTTGAGCAGTTTGCCCTGGGCGGCCAGGACAGCGTGCGAGGATATCGTCAGGATGCTTTGCTGACTGATGATGGTGCCTTTGCCTCTGCCGAAGTCCGGATTCCGATTCTGCGGCTACCCCAAATCGAGGGTCTGCTTCAGTTTGTTCCGTTTGTAGACTTTGGTACTGGCTGGAATTTATCCGGCAGATCCGATCCCGACCCGCAGACCCTTGTATCGGTTGGTATGGGATTACGCTTTCAGATCAGCGATCGGCTCACGGTTCGTTTGGACTGGGGCATTCCACTGATCTCATTTCCTGGGGAGAAAAAGACATGGCAGGAAAATGGGCTGTATTTTTCGATTATTGCCAATCCTTTTTAG